Proteins encoded by one window of Enterobacter hormaechei subsp. xiangfangensis:
- the xerD gene encoding site-specific tyrosine recombinase XerD, producing MEKDLALIEQFLDALWLEKNLAENTLSAYRRDLTLLVEWLAHRGLTLESAQSDDLQGLLAERMEGGYKATSSARLLSAMRRLFQHLYREKIRADDPSALLASPKLPQRLPKDLSEAQVERLLQSPAVDLPLELRDKAMLELLYATGLRVSELVGLTMSDISLRQGVVRVIGKGNKERLVPLGEEAVYWLETYLEHGRPWLLNGVSIDVLFPSQRAQQMTRQTFWHRIKHYATLAGIDSEKLSPHVLRHAFATHLLNHGADLRVVQMLLGHSDLSTTQIYTHVATERLRQLHQQHHPRA from the coding sequence GTGGAAAAGGATCTCGCACTCATCGAACAGTTTCTCGACGCGCTGTGGCTGGAGAAAAACCTCGCTGAAAATACGCTCAGCGCCTATCGTCGGGATCTCACGCTGCTGGTCGAGTGGCTGGCGCATCGGGGGCTGACGCTTGAAAGCGCGCAAAGCGATGACCTGCAAGGGTTGCTGGCTGAGCGGATGGAAGGGGGGTACAAAGCCACCAGCTCCGCGCGTCTGCTGAGCGCCATGCGCCGCCTGTTCCAGCACCTGTACCGCGAGAAGATCCGCGCGGATGACCCCAGCGCACTGCTGGCATCGCCTAAACTGCCTCAGCGGCTGCCAAAAGATCTCAGCGAAGCACAAGTTGAGAGATTATTACAGTCGCCCGCAGTTGACCTTCCGCTGGAGTTACGCGATAAAGCCATGCTTGAACTATTGTATGCCACGGGCTTGCGCGTTTCCGAGCTGGTGGGCCTGACGATGAGCGATATCAGCCTGCGTCAGGGCGTGGTGCGCGTTATCGGTAAAGGGAACAAAGAACGGCTGGTGCCGCTGGGTGAAGAGGCGGTCTACTGGCTGGAGACGTATCTGGAACACGGGCGTCCGTGGCTGCTGAACGGCGTCTCCATAGATGTATTGTTCCCGAGCCAGCGCGCGCAGCAGATGACGCGACAAACGTTCTGGCATCGCATTAAACATTACGCCACACTGGCGGGTATTGACAGTGAGAAGCTGTCGCCGCACGTTTTGCGTCACGCCTTCGCGACGCATCTGTTAAACCACGGCGCTGATTTACGCGTGGTGCAGATGTTGCTTGGACACAGCGATCTTTCAACGACGCAAATATACACCCATGTCGCGACGGAACGCCTGCGGCAGCTACACCAACAGCACCACCCTCGCGCGTGA
- a CDS encoding MurR/RpiR family transcriptional regulator, with amino-acid sequence MFSHSAIASLNNLEMMVYNYVIKNRDKVMYMTIRELADAVGVSTTTILRFCRKLNCDGYSEFRVRFKLYLEQNEPQQANFGASEIISFFKSVNNEEFDALLDKAVDIILSSERIIFVGAGTSGSLAKYGARFFSNIGKFSNHIDDPYFPVTNDMAKNALAIVLSVSGETEEILRFASQFSLHHCKVLSVTSHEHSRLAKLADFNLSWHVPQTRIGGVYDITTQIPVIYILESLGRKLAKKLTE; translated from the coding sequence ATGTTCAGCCATTCCGCCATTGCCAGCCTCAACAATCTGGAAATGATGGTCTACAACTATGTCATTAAGAACCGCGATAAAGTGATGTACATGACCATCCGCGAGCTGGCGGATGCGGTGGGCGTTTCCACTACCACTATCCTGCGCTTCTGCCGCAAGCTCAACTGTGATGGTTACTCGGAATTTCGGGTGCGCTTTAAACTCTATCTGGAGCAGAACGAGCCGCAGCAGGCGAATTTTGGTGCCAGTGAAATTATCAGCTTCTTTAAAAGCGTAAATAACGAAGAGTTTGATGCGCTATTAGATAAAGCCGTCGATATTATTTTATCATCTGAACGAATTATTTTTGTCGGTGCGGGCACCTCCGGATCGCTGGCAAAATATGGCGCACGTTTCTTTTCAAATATCGGCAAATTCAGTAACCATATCGACGATCCTTATTTCCCGGTCACTAACGACATGGCTAAAAATGCGCTGGCCATTGTACTCTCCGTCTCCGGCGAAACCGAGGAGATCCTGCGCTTCGCCAGCCAGTTCAGCCTGCATCACTGCAAGGTGCTCTCCGTCACCAGCCATGAACATTCTCGTCTCGCAAAGCTGGCGGACTTTAACCTCTCCTGGCATGTCCCGCAAACGCGTATTGGCGGCGTTTACGATATCACCACGCAAATTCCCGTCATCTATATTCTGGAATCATTAGGCCGAAAACTGGCGAAGAAATTAACAGAATAA
- the bglA gene encoding 6-phospho-beta-glucosidase BglA — protein MKKLTLPKDFLWGGAVAAHQVEGGWNKGGKGPSICDVLTGGAHGVPREITQEVIEGKYYPNHEAVDFYGHYKEDIKLFAEMGFKCFRTSIAWTRIFPKGDETQPNEEGLKFYDDMFDELLKYNIEPVITLSHFEMPLHLVQEYGGWTNRKVVDFFVRFSEVVFERYKNKVKYWMTFNEINNQRNWRAPLFGYCCSGVVYTEHDNPEETMYQVLHHQFVASALAVKAARRINPEMKVGCMLAMVALYPYSCKPEDVMFAQESMRERYVFTDVQLRGYYPSYVLNEWERRGFSIRMEAGDEQILREGTCDYLGFSYYMTNAVKAEGGTGDAISGFEGSVPNPHVKASDWGWQIDPVGLRYSLCELYERYQKPLFIVENGFGAYDKVEEDGSINDDYRIDYLRAHVEEMMKAVTWDGVDLMGYTPWGCIDCVSFTTGQYSKRYGFIYVNKHDDGTGDMSRSRKKSFEWYKTVIASNGETL, from the coding sequence ATGAAAAAACTCACCTTACCGAAAGATTTTTTATGGGGCGGCGCGGTGGCGGCGCACCAGGTTGAAGGCGGCTGGAACAAAGGCGGCAAAGGGCCAAGCATCTGCGACGTGCTCACCGGCGGCGCACACGGCGTTCCGCGTGAAATCACGCAGGAAGTGATTGAAGGCAAATATTACCCGAACCACGAAGCCGTCGACTTCTATGGCCATTACAAAGAAGATATTAAGCTGTTTGCCGAGATGGGCTTCAAATGTTTCCGTACCTCCATCGCCTGGACGCGCATCTTCCCGAAAGGCGACGAAACTCAGCCAAACGAAGAGGGGCTGAAGTTTTACGACGACATGTTCGATGAACTGCTGAAGTACAACATCGAGCCGGTGATCACCCTCTCCCACTTTGAAATGCCGCTGCATCTCGTTCAGGAATATGGCGGATGGACCAACCGTAAAGTGGTCGATTTCTTTGTGCGCTTCTCGGAAGTGGTATTTGAGCGCTACAAAAATAAGGTCAAATACTGGATGACCTTCAACGAAATCAACAACCAGCGCAACTGGCGTGCGCCGCTGTTCGGCTACTGCTGCTCTGGCGTGGTCTATACCGAGCACGACAACCCGGAAGAGACCATGTACCAGGTGCTGCACCACCAGTTCGTGGCCAGCGCGCTGGCGGTGAAAGCCGCACGCCGCATTAACCCGGAGATGAAAGTCGGCTGCATGCTGGCGATGGTGGCGCTCTATCCTTACTCCTGCAAGCCAGAGGACGTCATGTTTGCTCAGGAATCCATGCGCGAGCGCTACGTCTTTACCGACGTGCAGCTGCGCGGCTACTACCCGTCTTACGTGCTGAACGAGTGGGAGCGCCGTGGGTTCTCCATCAGGATGGAAGCGGGCGACGAGCAGATCCTGCGTGAGGGCACCTGCGACTACTTAGGTTTCAGCTACTACATGACCAACGCGGTCAAAGCGGAAGGCGGCACCGGTGACGCCATTTCCGGCTTCGAGGGCAGCGTGCCGAACCCGCACGTCAAGGCGTCCGACTGGGGCTGGCAGATTGATCCGGTAGGCCTGCGCTATTCGCTTTGTGAACTGTACGAACGTTATCAGAAGCCGCTGTTTATCGTCGAAAATGGTTTCGGCGCCTACGACAAAGTGGAAGAGGACGGCAGCATCAACGATGACTACCGCATCGACTACCTGCGCGCCCACGTGGAAGAGATGATGAAGGCCGTGACCTGGGACGGCGTGGATCTGATGGGCTATACCCCGTGGGGCTGCATCGACTGCGTCTCCTTCACCACCGGCCAGTACAGTAAGCGCTACGGCTTTATCTACGTCAACAAGCACGACGACGGTACCGGTGACATGTCCCGCTCCCGTAAGAAGAGCTTTGAGTGGTATAAAACCGTCATTGCCAGCAACGGCGAAACGCTGTAA
- the fldB gene encoding flavodoxin FldB, whose amino-acid sequence MNIGLFYGSSTCYTEMAAEKIRDIIGPELVTLHNLKDDAVALMEQYDVLILGIPTWDFGEIQEDWEAIWDQLDSVNFEGKIIAMYGMGDQLGYGEWFLDALGMLHDKLAPKGATFIGYWPTEGYEFTSPKPVIADGQLFVGLALDETNQYDLSDERLQTWCEQILGEMAEQFS is encoded by the coding sequence ATGAATATTGGTCTGTTCTATGGTTCCAGCACCTGCTACACCGAAATGGCGGCGGAGAAAATTCGTGACATCATTGGCCCGGAACTGGTGACGTTGCATAACCTGAAAGATGACGCGGTTGCCTTGATGGAGCAGTACGATGTGCTGATTCTGGGTATCCCTACCTGGGACTTTGGTGAGATTCAGGAAGACTGGGAAGCCATCTGGGATCAGCTCGATTCAGTCAATTTTGAAGGCAAAATCATTGCGATGTACGGCATGGGCGACCAGTTGGGCTACGGGGAGTGGTTCCTCGACGCGCTCGGCATGCTGCATGACAAACTGGCGCCAAAGGGCGCGACGTTTATCGGCTACTGGCCTACGGAAGGCTATGAGTTCACCAGCCCAAAACCCGTCATTGCCGACGGCCAGCTGTTTGTCGGGCTCGCGCTGGATGAAACCAACCAGTACGATCTCAGCGACGAGCGCCTCCAGACCTGGTGCGAACAAATTCTGGGTGAGATGGCCGAGCAGTTTAGCTGA
- a CDS encoding DsbA family protein, with protein sequence MRALIALLLLSLSTFGFAAPSDDASSDQLAKLLFNDPNSPRTGAASPKLTIVSFTDYNCPYCKQFDPMLEKIVQENPDVQLIVKLLPFKGQSSVNAAKAALSTWQQAPDKFWALHQRLMMKKGYHDDASIAAAKVKTGTDSIKTDDKTLDSLKMNLILAQVLNIQGTPATIIGDQMVAGAIPYDDLEGLVKEQLANARGK encoded by the coding sequence ATGAGAGCCTTAATAGCCTTACTTCTGCTGTCGTTATCAACGTTCGGTTTCGCCGCACCGTCAGATGACGCTTCCAGCGACCAGCTGGCAAAACTGTTGTTTAACGACCCCAACAGCCCGCGAACCGGCGCGGCATCGCCGAAGCTGACCATCGTCTCCTTCACGGACTACAACTGCCCGTATTGCAAGCAGTTCGACCCAATGCTGGAGAAAATCGTGCAGGAAAATCCCGACGTGCAGCTCATCGTCAAACTGCTGCCGTTTAAGGGACAAAGCTCGGTAAATGCCGCGAAAGCGGCGCTCTCGACGTGGCAGCAGGCGCCGGATAAATTCTGGGCGCTGCACCAGCGGCTGATGATGAAAAAGGGCTATCACGATGACGCCAGCATCGCCGCCGCAAAGGTCAAGACCGGAACGGACAGCATTAAAACGGATGATAAAACCTTGGACAGCCTAAAGATGAACCTCATCCTGGCGCAGGTGCTGAATATTCAGGGTACCCCGGCGACCATTATCGGCGACCAGATGGTGGCGGGCGCCATTCCGTATGACGACCTGGAGGGGCTGGTCAAAGAACAGCTGGCAAACGCCCGTGGCAAGTAA
- the trhA gene encoding PAQR family membrane homeostasis protein TrhA, translated as MVSRPLIAQGYSLAEEVANSISHGIGLVFGIVGLVLLLVQAVDTNASAMAITSYSLYGGSMILLFLASTLYHAIPHQRAKIWLKKFDHCAIYLLIAGTYTPFLLVGLNSPLSRGLMIVIWSLALLGILFKLTIAHRFKVLSLVTYLTMGWLSLIVVYQLAIKLAVGGVTLLAVGGVVYSLGVIFYVCKRIPYNHAIWHGFVLGGSVCHFLAIYLYVGQV; from the coding sequence ATGGTGAGCAGACCATTAATCGCACAGGGATATTCGCTGGCTGAGGAAGTAGCCAACAGTATAAGCCATGGCATTGGCCTGGTTTTTGGGATTGTCGGCTTAGTGTTATTGCTGGTACAGGCAGTGGATACCAACGCCAGCGCGATGGCCATTACCAGCTACAGCCTGTATGGCGGGAGTATGATCCTGCTTTTCCTTGCCTCAACGCTGTATCACGCGATTCCGCATCAACGGGCGAAGATATGGCTCAAGAAATTTGACCACTGCGCTATCTATCTTCTTATTGCGGGTACCTATACGCCGTTTTTGCTGGTGGGGCTCAACTCACCGCTGTCGCGTGGCCTGATGATTGTGATCTGGAGCCTGGCGCTGCTGGGGATCTTGTTTAAGCTGACCATTGCGCACCGGTTTAAAGTGTTGTCGCTGGTTACCTATCTGACAATGGGCTGGCTGTCGCTGATTGTGGTGTATCAGTTAGCCATTAAGCTGGCGGTGGGGGGCGTGACGCTTCTGGCGGTGGGCGGTGTGGTCTACTCGCTGGGCGTGATTTTCTACGTCTGCAAGCGTATTCCGTACAACCATGCCATCTGGCACGGCTTTGTGCTGGGCGGCAGCGTGTGTCACTTCCTGGCAATTTATCTGTATGTTGGGCAGGTGTAG
- the ygfZ gene encoding tRNA-modifying protein YgfZ → MAFTPFSPRQPAASARLPLTLITLDDWALATLTGADSEKYLQGQVTADVAQLTEHQHLLAAHCDPKGKMWSNLRLFRRQDGFAFIERRSLRDAQLKELKKYAVFSKVTIAPDDEHVLLGVAGFQARAALKNLFAELPDAEKQLVSEGATSILWFEHPTERFLLVTDEATAERVTDALRGEAQLNNSQQWLALNIEAGLPVIDAANSAQFIPQATNIQALGGISFKKGCYTGQEMVARAKFRGANKRALWTLAGHASRVPEAGEDLEMKMGENWRRTGTVLAAVQLDDGRLLVQVVMNNDMEPDSVFRVRDDANTLSIEPLPYSLED, encoded by the coding sequence ATGGCATTTACACCATTTTCTCCTCGCCAGCCCGCCGCCTCTGCGCGTCTGCCGCTGACGCTGATTACTCTTGATGACTGGGCACTGGCGACACTGACCGGTGCGGACAGCGAAAAATACCTGCAAGGCCAGGTCACGGCGGACGTGGCGCAGTTGACTGAGCACCAGCATCTGCTGGCCGCGCATTGCGATCCAAAAGGCAAAATGTGGAGCAACCTGCGTCTGTTCCGCCGTCAGGACGGATTCGCCTTTATTGAGCGCCGCAGCCTGCGTGACGCCCAGCTTAAAGAGCTAAAAAAATACGCGGTCTTTTCTAAAGTCACCATCGCCCCGGACGATGAACACGTTCTGCTGGGGGTCGCGGGTTTCCAGGCGCGTGCAGCGCTGAAAAACCTGTTTGCCGAGCTACCGGATGCTGAAAAACAGCTGGTCAGCGAGGGAGCGACCTCCATTCTGTGGTTCGAGCACCCGACGGAGCGCTTCCTGCTGGTAACCGACGAAGCAACGGCGGAACGCGTCACTGACGCCCTGCGCGGTGAAGCACAGCTCAACAACAGCCAGCAGTGGCTGGCGCTGAACATCGAAGCGGGCCTGCCGGTCATTGACGCGGCAAACAGCGCGCAGTTTATCCCGCAGGCGACAAACATCCAGGCGCTGGGTGGTATCAGCTTTAAGAAGGGCTGCTACACCGGTCAGGAAATGGTGGCGCGTGCGAAATTCCGCGGCGCGAACAAACGCGCCCTGTGGACGCTGGCTGGTCACGCCAGCCGTGTGCCGGAAGCGGGTGAAGATCTTGAGATGAAGATGGGCGAAAACTGGCGCCGTACCGGCACCGTGTTAGCCGCCGTCCAGCTCGATGATGGCCGCCTGCTGGTGCAGGTTGTCATGAATAATGATATGGAGCCCGACAGCGTGTTCCGCGTGCGTGATGATGCAAACACGCTCAGCATTGAGCCGCTGCCGTATTCACTGGAAGATTGA
- a CDS encoding protein YgfX: MVLWQSDLRVSWRSQWMSLLLHGLVAAMVLLVPWPLSYTPLWLLLLSFVVFDSVRSQRRINARQGEIKLLMDSRLRWQGKEWEMIGTPWMLNTGMMLRLRRVEDNRRQHLWLAADSMDPAEWRDLRRLIVQQPTQE, from the coding sequence GTGGTCCTGTGGCAATCTGATCTTCGCGTCTCGTGGCGCTCACAGTGGATGTCCTTACTGCTCCACGGTCTGGTCGCGGCAATGGTGTTATTGGTGCCGTGGCCGCTAAGCTATACCCCTCTGTGGCTGCTTTTGCTGTCGTTTGTAGTGTTTGATAGCGTGCGCAGCCAGCGTCGAATCAACGCCCGTCAGGGTGAAATTAAGCTGCTGATGGATTCTCGCCTGCGCTGGCAGGGAAAAGAGTGGGAAATGATAGGGACGCCGTGGATGCTTAATACCGGGATGATGCTACGGCTGCGTCGGGTCGAGGACAACCGTCGCCAGCATCTGTGGCTGGCCGCAGACAGTATGGATCCCGCGGAGTGGCGGGATCTGCGCCGGCTAATCGTGCAACAGCCGACGCAGGAATAA
- the sdhE gene encoding FAD assembly factor SdhE: protein MDINNKARIHWACRRGMRELDISIMPFFEYEYDSLSDDDKRLFVRLLESDDPDLFNWLMNHGKPADTELQRMVQLIQTRNQERGPVAI from the coding sequence ATGGATATTAACAACAAGGCCCGTATTCACTGGGCGTGCCGTCGCGGCATGCGTGAACTTGATATCTCCATCATGCCTTTCTTCGAGTATGAGTACGACAGCTTAAGCGATGACGATAAGCGCCTGTTTGTCCGTCTGCTTGAGTCTGACGATCCGGATTTATTCAACTGGCTGATGAATCACGGCAAGCCCGCCGACACCGAGTTGCAACGGATGGTGCAATTAATTCAAACACGGAATCAGGAACGTGGTCCTGTGGCAATCTGA
- a CDS encoding protein disulfide oxidoreductase encodes MASKLPRLLRELGVWLLIGVAVSLAVDYFRQPALPQNFSATALHTLDGQPVDLIAMSKERPLLVYVWATWCGVCRYTTPSVAALAADGGNVMSVALRSGDNATLETWMRKKKAMMPTVNDASGELAREWDVKVTPTLVVISHGEVKSITTGWTSGWGMRLRLWLAS; translated from the coding sequence GTGGCAAGTAAGCTTCCGCGCCTGCTGCGCGAGCTGGGCGTGTGGCTGCTGATTGGCGTAGCCGTGAGCCTGGCGGTGGACTATTTCCGCCAGCCCGCGCTGCCGCAGAATTTCTCCGCGACGGCACTGCACACCCTCGACGGTCAGCCCGTCGATCTTATCGCCATGAGTAAGGAGCGACCGCTGCTGGTCTACGTCTGGGCGACATGGTGCGGCGTTTGCCGCTACACCACGCCGTCGGTGGCGGCGCTTGCCGCGGACGGGGGTAACGTGATGTCGGTTGCGCTGCGCTCGGGCGATAACGCGACGCTCGAAACATGGATGAGGAAGAAGAAGGCGATGATGCCCACGGTCAACGACGCCAGCGGAGAACTGGCGCGTGAGTGGGACGTTAAGGTGACGCCAACGCTGGTGGTGATCTCTCACGGTGAGGTGAAGTCGATCACCACCGGCTGGACCAGCGGCTGGGGAATGCGCCTGCGGCTGTGGCTGGCGTCGTAG
- a CDS encoding protein-disulfide reductase DsbD family protein, which translates to MFTVFRRLLVCLLWLWLPLSQAADSGWLRAADNQHASVRLRAQPESTGETRLLLDVALQKGWKTYWRSPGEGGVAPAIKWHQPVEAIWRWPVPQRFDVAGITTQGYHGDVSFPITLRGDVPKILSGVLTLSTCSNVCILTDYPFSLNMTASAGAGFDYDFSRAMGTLPLSGGLTSTLNATYAPGKLTVTAQRDAGWQAPSLFIDGMDDVDFGKPALTVRGDSLVATVPVTDSWGEAAPNLSGKTLSLVLADSGQAQESSLSIQPGNAAPTLSLGWVLLMALAGGLILNVMPCVLPVLAMKLGTLMQTERQARGQVRRQFLASVAGIVISFLALALMMTVLRLGNQALGWGIQFQNPWFIGAMAMVMVLFSASLLGLFEIRLPSGASTFLATRGGNGLAGHFWQGAFATLLATPCTAPFLGTAVSVALAAPLPLLWGIFLAMGIGMSLPWLLVAAWPGLAQRLPRPGRWMNVVRVVLGIMMLGSSLWLLSLLTVHIGSLPVITLGVLLILTLLLVTAWRYRWQTALRVGVLAVVVAGAVAFVSGSGGEGSRRDRIHWQPLSEQAIARALAENKRVFVDVTADWCVTCKANKYNVLLRDDVQDALSAPDVVALRGDWSRPSDTISQFLTTRGSAAVPFNQIYGPGLPQGHVLPALLSREAVLSTLSDAKGK; encoded by the coding sequence ATGTTTACTGTATTCAGGCGACTGCTGGTCTGCCTGCTTTGGCTATGGCTGCCCCTCAGCCAGGCTGCCGACAGCGGCTGGCTGCGCGCCGCCGATAATCAGCACGCCAGCGTCAGGCTGCGTGCGCAACCCGAAAGCACTGGCGAAACCCGCCTGCTGCTGGACGTCGCCCTGCAAAAAGGCTGGAAAACCTACTGGCGCTCGCCGGGCGAAGGGGGCGTCGCACCCGCGATTAAATGGCATCAGCCCGTCGAGGCGATCTGGCGCTGGCCTGTGCCGCAGCGTTTCGACGTCGCGGGTATCACCACGCAGGGCTATCACGGCGATGTCAGCTTTCCCATCACCCTGCGGGGCGACGTCCCGAAGATCCTGAGCGGCGTGCTTACGCTCTCCACCTGTAGCAACGTCTGTATTCTTACCGACTACCCGTTTTCACTGAACATGACCGCATCCGCAGGCGCCGGTTTTGATTACGATTTCAGTCGGGCCATGGGCACCCTTCCGCTCAGCGGCGGGTTGACCTCAACGCTTAACGCCACCTATGCCCCCGGCAAGCTGACCGTAACGGCGCAGCGTGACGCAGGCTGGCAGGCGCCGTCCCTGTTTATCGACGGTATGGATGATGTTGATTTCGGCAAACCGGCCCTCACCGTGCGCGGTGATTCGCTGGTCGCCACCGTGCCCGTGACGGACAGCTGGGGCGAGGCCGCGCCCAACCTCAGCGGCAAAACCCTGTCGCTGGTTCTGGCCGATAGCGGGCAGGCGCAGGAGTCCAGCCTGAGCATTCAGCCGGGGAACGCCGCGCCGACGCTCTCGTTAGGCTGGGTGCTGCTGATGGCGCTGGCGGGCGGTCTGATCCTTAACGTCATGCCCTGCGTACTGCCCGTGCTGGCCATGAAGCTGGGCACGCTGATGCAAACCGAACGGCAGGCGCGGGGTCAGGTACGCCGACAGTTTCTTGCGTCGGTAGCCGGGATCGTGATCTCGTTCCTCGCGCTGGCGCTGATGATGACGGTTTTACGCTTAGGCAATCAGGCACTCGGCTGGGGGATCCAGTTCCAGAACCCGTGGTTTATTGGTGCGATGGCGATGGTGATGGTGCTTTTCAGCGCCAGCCTGCTGGGGTTGTTTGAAATCCGTCTCCCTTCCGGCGCCAGCACCTTCCTCGCCACACGCGGCGGTAACGGGCTTGCGGGTCATTTCTGGCAAGGCGCGTTTGCCACGCTGCTGGCAACGCCCTGCACCGCGCCGTTCCTGGGGACGGCGGTCTCGGTCGCGCTGGCGGCGCCGCTTCCCCTGCTGTGGGGGATCTTCCTGGCGATGGGTATCGGCATGAGCCTGCCGTGGCTGCTGGTGGCGGCCTGGCCGGGGCTGGCCCAGCGCTTGCCGCGTCCGGGACGCTGGATGAACGTCGTACGCGTAGTGCTGGGGATAATGATGCTCGGCTCATCGCTGTGGCTGCTGAGCCTGCTGACGGTGCACATTGGCAGCCTGCCCGTCATCACGCTGGGCGTGCTCCTGATCCTTACGCTGCTGCTGGTCACCGCCTGGCGCTACCGCTGGCAAACGGCACTGCGCGTCGGGGTATTAGCTGTAGTGGTGGCCGGAGCAGTCGCGTTTGTATCCGGCTCCGGCGGCGAGGGTTCCCGCCGCGATCGTATCCACTGGCAACCGCTCAGCGAGCAGGCCATTGCCCGCGCGCTGGCGGAGAACAAACGGGTGTTCGTCGACGTGACCGCCGACTGGTGCGTGACCTGTAAAGCCAATAAATACAACGTGCTGCTGCGCGACGACGTGCAGGATGCGCTCTCCGCCCCGGACGTTGTCGCCCTGCGCGGCGACTGGAGCCGCCCCTCAGATACCATCAGCCAGTTCTTAACCACGCGCGGCAGCGCCGCCGTGCCGTTTAACCAGATCTACGGACCGGGATTACCGCAGGGCCACGTGCTGCCTGCGTTGTTAAGCCGCGAAGCGGTGCTGAGCACCCTATCCGATGCAAAAGGAAAATAA